A stretch of Cynocephalus volans isolate mCynVol1 chromosome 9, mCynVol1.pri, whole genome shotgun sequence DNA encodes these proteins:
- the G3BP2 gene encoding ras GTPase-activating protein-binding protein 2 isoform X2 — MVMEKPSPLLVGREFVRQYYTLLNKAPEYLHRFYGRNSSYVHGGVDASGKPQEAVYGQNDIHHKVLSLNFSECHTKIRHVDAHATLSDGVVVQVMGLLSNSGQPERKFMQTFVLAPEGSVPNKFYVHNDMFRYEDEVFGDSEPELDEESEDEVEEEQEERQPSPEPVQENANSGYYEAHPVTNGIEEPLEESSHEPEPEPESETKTEELKPQVEEKNLEELEEKSTTPPPAEPVSLPQEPPKPRVEAKPEVQSQPPRVREQRPRERPGFPPRGPRPGRGDMEQNESDNRRIIRYPDSHQLFVGNLPHDIDENELKEFFMSFGNVVELRINTKGVGGKLPNFGFVVFDDSEPVQRILIAKPIMFRGEVRLNVEEKKTRAARERETRGGGDDRRDIRRNDRGPGGPRGIVGGGMMRDRDGRGPPPRGGMAQKLGSGRGTGQMEGRFTGQRR, encoded by the exons GTTTTATGGCAGGAATTCTTCCTATGTTCATGGTGGAGTAGATGCTAGTGGAAAGCCCCAGGAAGCTGTTTATGGCCAAAAT GATATACACCACAAAGTATTATCTCTGAACTTCAGTGAATGTCATACGAAAATTCGTCATGTGGATGCTCATGCAACCTTGAGTGATGGAGTAGTTGTCCAGGTCATGGGCTTGCTGTCTAACAGTGGACAGCCGGAGAGGAAGTTTATGCAAACCTTTGTTCTGGCTCCTGAa GGGTCTGTTCCTAATAAGTTTTATGTTCACAATGATATGTTTCGTTATGAAGATGAAGTATTTGGTGATTCTGAGCCAGAACTTGATGAAG AATCAGAAGATGAAGTAGAAGAGGAACAAGAAGAAAGGCAGCCATCTCCTGAACCTGTGCAGGAAAATGCTAACAGTGGTTATTATGAAGCTCACCCTGTGAC taATGGCATAGAGGAGCCTTTGGAAGAATCCTCTCATGAACCTGAACCTGAGCCAGAATCTGAAACAAAGACTGAGGAGTTGAAACCACAAGTGGAGGAGAAGAACTTAGAAGAATTAGAGGAGAAGTCTACTACTCCTCCTCCTGCAGAACCTGTTTCTCTGCCACAAGAACCGCCAAAG CCGAGAGTAGAAGCTAAACCAGAAGTTCAGTCTCAGCCACCTCGTGTGCGTGAACAACGACCTAGAGAACGACCTGGTTTTCCTCCTAGAGGACCAAGACCAG GCAGAGGAGATATGGAACAGAATGAATCTGACAACCGTAGAATAATTCGCTATCCAGACAGTCATCAGCTTTTTGTTGGCAACTTACCACATGATATTGATGAAAATGAACTAAAAGAATTCTTCATGA GTTTTGGAAACGTTGTGGAACTTCGCATCAATACCAAGGGCGTTGGGGGAAAACTTCCAAATTTTGGTTTTGTGGTTTTTGATGACTCTGAACCAGTTCAGAGAATCTTAATTGCAAAA ccaattATGTTTCGAGGAGAAGTACGTTTAaatgtggaagagaaaaaaacaagagcTGCAAGAGAGCGAGAAACcagaggtggtggtgatgatcGCAGGGATATTAGGCGCAATGATCGAGGTCCTGGTGGTCCACGTGGAATAGTGGGTGGTGGAATGATGCGTGACCGAGATGGAAGAGGACCTCCTCCAAGAGGTGGCATGGCACAAAAACTTGGCTCTGGAAGAGGAACCGGGCAAATGGAAGGCCGTTTCACAGGACAGCGTCGCTGA
- the G3BP2 gene encoding ras GTPase-activating protein-binding protein 2 isoform X1 codes for MVMEKPSPLLVGREFVRQYYTLLNKAPEYLHRFYGRNSSYVHGGVDASGKPQEAVYGQNDIHHKVLSLNFSECHTKIRHVDAHATLSDGVVVQVMGLLSNSGQPERKFMQTFVLAPEGSVPNKFYVHNDMFRYEDEVFGDSEPELDEESEDEVEEEQEERQPSPEPVQENANSGYYEAHPVTNGIEEPLEESSHEPEPEPESETKTEELKPQVEEKNLEELEEKSTTPPPAEPVSLPQEPPKAFSWASVTSKNLPPSGTVSSSGIPPHVKAPVSQPRVEAKPEVQSQPPRVREQRPRERPGFPPRGPRPGRGDMEQNESDNRRIIRYPDSHQLFVGNLPHDIDENELKEFFMSFGNVVELRINTKGVGGKLPNFGFVVFDDSEPVQRILIAKPIMFRGEVRLNVEEKKTRAARERETRGGGDDRRDIRRNDRGPGGPRGIVGGGMMRDRDGRGPPPRGGMAQKLGSGRGTGQMEGRFTGQRR; via the exons GTTTTATGGCAGGAATTCTTCCTATGTTCATGGTGGAGTAGATGCTAGTGGAAAGCCCCAGGAAGCTGTTTATGGCCAAAAT GATATACACCACAAAGTATTATCTCTGAACTTCAGTGAATGTCATACGAAAATTCGTCATGTGGATGCTCATGCAACCTTGAGTGATGGAGTAGTTGTCCAGGTCATGGGCTTGCTGTCTAACAGTGGACAGCCGGAGAGGAAGTTTATGCAAACCTTTGTTCTGGCTCCTGAa GGGTCTGTTCCTAATAAGTTTTATGTTCACAATGATATGTTTCGTTATGAAGATGAAGTATTTGGTGATTCTGAGCCAGAACTTGATGAAG AATCAGAAGATGAAGTAGAAGAGGAACAAGAAGAAAGGCAGCCATCTCCTGAACCTGTGCAGGAAAATGCTAACAGTGGTTATTATGAAGCTCACCCTGTGAC taATGGCATAGAGGAGCCTTTGGAAGAATCCTCTCATGAACCTGAACCTGAGCCAGAATCTGAAACAAAGACTGAGGAGTTGAAACCACAAGTGGAGGAGAAGAACTTAGAAGAATTAGAGGAGAAGTCTACTACTCCTCCTCCTGCAGAACCTGTTTCTCTGCCACAAGAACCGCCAAAG GCTTTCTCCTGGGCTTCAGTGACCAGTAAAAACCTGCCTCCTAGTGGTACTGTTTCTTCCTCTGGAATTCCACCCCATGTTAAAGCACCAGTCTCACAG CCGAGAGTAGAAGCTAAACCAGAAGTTCAGTCTCAGCCACCTCGTGTGCGTGAACAACGACCTAGAGAACGACCTGGTTTTCCTCCTAGAGGACCAAGACCAG GCAGAGGAGATATGGAACAGAATGAATCTGACAACCGTAGAATAATTCGCTATCCAGACAGTCATCAGCTTTTTGTTGGCAACTTACCACATGATATTGATGAAAATGAACTAAAAGAATTCTTCATGA GTTTTGGAAACGTTGTGGAACTTCGCATCAATACCAAGGGCGTTGGGGGAAAACTTCCAAATTTTGGTTTTGTGGTTTTTGATGACTCTGAACCAGTTCAGAGAATCTTAATTGCAAAA ccaattATGTTTCGAGGAGAAGTACGTTTAaatgtggaagagaaaaaaacaagagcTGCAAGAGAGCGAGAAACcagaggtggtggtgatgatcGCAGGGATATTAGGCGCAATGATCGAGGTCCTGGTGGTCCACGTGGAATAGTGGGTGGTGGAATGATGCGTGACCGAGATGGAAGAGGACCTCCTCCAAGAGGTGGCATGGCACAAAAACTTGGCTCTGGAAGAGGAACCGGGCAAATGGAAGGCCGTTTCACAGGACAGCGTCGCTGA